One segment of Anopheles stephensi strain Indian chromosome 3, UCI_ANSTEP_V1.0, whole genome shotgun sequence DNA contains the following:
- the LOC118514393 gene encoding clotting factor C-like: protein MVSVSVRLVIGLTVLQTAVPQREQDGGNKNSLECGLRNATDGWPFHVGLYRAENNESLYFCGGTIVTSRHVIGSAHCVKPHRSEILSVRYGVTDLTHQDTVNYCRVESLIIHPNYRAPDFNDDIALLQLQDAIVLGTLARPICLWPEGTAQDAGDDLEGTHGTSVGWGIGPHNVYTSVLQNAVTVVLRQSRCMEVFTGKLFEHNEFFCAVTPVCSGSGGSGFYVEREDRFYLRGMTTFGIAPKGYYQCGVNTLTGLLNVAKYTSWIRQRLDEFESSHPEALENDTISNVSENRRQNTDPTTT, encoded by the exons ATGGTGAGTGTCAGTGTACGTCTTGTGATCGGTCTCACTGTTTTGCAGACTGCCGTACCACAGCGTGAGCAGGACGGTGGCAATAAGAATTCACTGGAATGTGGGCTACGCAATGCAACGGATGGGTGGCCATTTCACGTAGGTCTGTATCGGGCGGAGAACAACGAAAGTTTGTACTTCTGCGGTGGCACGATCGTAACCAGCAGACACGTGATCGGTTCGGCACACTGCGTTAAGCCCCACCGTAGCGAGATCCTATCGGTGCGTTACGGTGTTACCGATCTAACGCACCAGGATACCGTCAACTACTGTCGCGTGGAGTCACTGATCATTCATCCCAATTATCGGGCACCTGATTTTAATGACGATATAGCGTTACTGCAGTTGCAGGATGCAATTGTGCTTGGAACGCTAGCACGTCCCATCTGTCTCTGGCCGGAAGGGACGGCACAGGACGCTGGAGACGATCTAGAGGGCACGCACGGGACTAGTGTTGGGTGGGGCATTGGACCACACAATGTGTACACGAGTGTGCTTCAAAATGCTGTCACTGTGGTGCTGCGCCAGAGCCGCTGCATGGAAGTATTCACTGGCAAGTTGTTCGAGCACAATGAGTTCTTTTGTGCTG TAACGCCAGTGTGCAGTGGCAGTGGAGGCAGCGGTTTCTACGTAGAGCGTGAGGATCGATTCTATCTCCGGGGGATGACCACGTTCGGTATCGCACCGAAGGGATACTATCAGTGTGGAGTCAACACGCTCACGGGGTTGCTTAATGTtgccaagtacaccagctggATAAGGCAGCGTCTAGACGAGTTTGAGTCGAGCCATCCGGAAGCGCTGGAGAATGACACGATTTCAAACGTATCGGAGAATCGGAGGCAAAACACTGATCCTACCACCACTTGA